The window GTTATAATGTTCTAGGTATTGAAGTTGGTTTTAGTTATTTGCTTCAATAAATATATATATTTATGGATTCCTGCTTTCGTAGTAATGACAGGAAACAAAAAAGAGGAAATTCAACTTAATGAATCTCCTCTTCAATCTAACAAAAAAATCAAAAACAATTTTTAATTACTAATTATTGTTAGTGTCTTCTTTATCTTTTGATGCTTTGTTCCATATTTTAATGTCGTCATCTTTAGTAACGCCTTCTAAAACCTCAACATTAACACCGTCTGAAGTTCCTAATTTTACTATTTTTTTTTCAAACTTGTCCTCTCCTGTTTTCACTTCTACATAAGGTTCTTCAGATTTCTTATCAAACCTTAATAATGCTTCTTTTATAGATAAAACACTGTCTTTTTTTTCTAATATAATTTCTGCATTTGCAGAATAACCTGCTCTAATAAAATAGTCATCATCTAAAGAAACATCTGCTTTAATTTTAAATTGAACAGCTCCTGCTTCTTCTGTACCTTTAGGTGCTATAAAAGTTAATTTTGCTGGGAATTTTTTATTTTCAATTGCTCCTAAAGACACTTCTAAATCAGAGTCTTTAATTAATTTACCTACTTCAGATTCATCTACTTTTCCTTCAAAGATCATTTTAGTCATATCTGCAATAGTTGCAATTGTTGTACCGGCATTAAATCCGTTAGTTTCTACAACTTGATATCCTTTTTTTACTGGAATTTCTACAACCATACCTGAAGCTGTTGCTCTAATGTTTGTATTTGCTCCTGAAGAACCAGCAGATCCTTTTTTAATTATTTGATAATCATTCTGTGCATTTCTTAAATCGTTTTTAAATTGATTATAAGTTAACTCAGATGCTTCAAAAGCAGTACGAGAAATTACACCTTTATCAAATAGGTTTTTATTTCTATTATACTGTGTTTTGGCATTACTTAACTGAATTTGAATTGAGTTAATTCTACCTTTAGCGCTAGTTAAAGACTGTTCATTAGGAACAACCCTAACAGTTGCCAATAAATCTCCAACTTTTACTAAAGCTCCTTCTTCTACTACTATTTTATCTATAATACCCGCTATTTGAGGTTTAATTTCTACCTCTTCTAAAGGAATTACTTTACCTGTAGCAACTGTTTTTTTAACAATTGTAGCTTTAAAGGCTTTTTCAGTTTCATACTTAACAGGTGATGCACTGTTCTTTTTTCCGAACCAAATTAACACTGCTATTAAAGCTAATGCTATTCCACCAAAAATGATAATTTTTTTCATTTGTTTTTATATTTGCTTGCTTATTCTTAATTTATTATTCGTCTCTTAATGCGTCTATTGGTTTCATTACAGTTGCAATATATGCTGGTATAAAACCTATTAATGTTCCTAATGTTACTAAAAGTAAAAAGGCTACTAGTATAACTGGTATATTTACTGTTGGGTTTACTAAAAATGTATCTGCTGCATCAATAAGCATTAAAATAACGCCTCCTGCTATAATTCCAAATGAACCTGCCAATAATGTTAAAAACACAGATTCTAATACTATTTGTTGTTTAATGTTAGCTGGGGTTGCGCCTAAGGCTCTACGGATTCCAATTTCTTTTGTTCTTTCTTTTACGGTAATTAATAAGATATTACCAATTGCAAAAACTCCTGCAATTAATGTTGCAATACCTACAAACCAGGTTAAAAATTGCATTCCAGTTAAAAAACCTGTTAATTTTCCTATTTCTTTTCCAAGATTAAATCCTCCAAACGCTCTATTATCTTCTGGATGTACTTTGTGTAAATTTTTTAATAATAATTTCACATCAAATTCTACTTGTTCAATATCAAACCCAGACTTACCGGTTACCATCATCCAAGCAAACTCATCTACTTTGTTATAGATTAACTGAAATGTACTAAATGGTATGTGTACTGAAGTATTTCCTTCAAATTGGCCTGCTTTATATACACCAACAACTAAAAAACTAATACTGTTTACTTTTAAGTAACTTCCTACAGCTTCTTCTTCTTTATCATATAATTGTTTGTAAACCTCTTCAGTAATAACACAAACTTTTTTGTTTTCGTTAATATCATTTTGGTTGATAAAACGACCATAAACCATATTCTTCTTCTGTACTTTATCTAATTTTGGATAATCTCCAAAAACTGTAAAACTTGCTGTTTTAAAACCATGTGTTACTTGTCCGCCAGTTGCGTTTCTTGGCACAACAAACTCAATACCTTTAACTTCTCTTTTAATAGCTTCTACATCATTTATATTAAGTGAAATTTGTTTTCCTTCTTGAAAGCCTTTAAAAGGCATTGAAGTTCTACCTCCACCAATAAATAAACTATTTGTTGCAAAATCTCCAAACAATGAGTTGAAACTATTTTCAATACCTCTTGCGGCACCTAACAAACACACTAATAACAAGATCCCCCAAAATGCACCAAAAATAGTAATTACTGTTCTCGTTTTATTTTTACGTATGCTTCCGTAAATCTCTTGCCAAGTATCTGAATCGAATAAAAACTTCATATTAATCTGCTCTTAATGCTACAATTGGTTTTATTTGCGCTGCCCTTTTAGCGGGTAAGTAACCTGCTATTATACCTGCAGTAATAAGTGTAACCGTTGCTGCTATTACTGTTGAAGTTGACACTCCTGGATTTAAAATAAAATACTTTTCTAGACTTGGCCCTATAAACTCTAAAATACCAACACCAATTACCAAACCTAAATAACCTGCTAGTGCAGTTATTAATACCGATTCTAACATTATCATTGTAATAATAGAACTTGGGCTTGCTCCTAATGCTTTTCTAATACCTAATTCTTTGGTTCGTTCTTTTACCACATAGACCATAATATTACTAATACCAACAATACCTGCTATTAAGGTTCCAAAACCGATTACTAAAATTAAAATATTTAATCCTAACATCATAGTTTCAACCTGGCTATTATCTTCTGCTCTATTGCTAACTCTAATAGCTCTTTGATCATTAGGAGAAACATCATGTCTTTTTTGCAAAGCTCTTTTCATTTTATGACCAAAAGCTATGGCGGCATCTACGCTTAATTTTGGGTTATAGGTCATACCGAAATTTCCTATTTCATCATTTCCTCCATAAATTCGTTGCATGGTAGTGTACGGCGTATATATAACTCGTTCTTCATTATCTCCTCCTGAGTCTGTAAAAACACCAATTACTTTGTACACAATTCCACCAATATTTAATTCTTTTCCGTAGGCACTTAATCCATTAAATAAATCTTTTTCAACCATTTTACCTATTACAACAACTTTTAATCTATTTCTTATATCTAAAACATTTAAAAATCTTCCTTCTATTACGGACGCAGATTCCAAAACATCATAGCCAATGTTTACCCCTTTAATAGTATAATTGTCTTTTTTTGTTTTGTAAACTACGTTTGCACTTCGTTGAAGTGTAGGGCTTATAAATTGAATTTCTTTTTCAAATTCTTCTTGTAAAAATTTGAAATCATCATTTTTAAACTGAATTTGTCTTCCGCTTTGTAAACCTTTATAGGGTTTTGTTGTTCTACCTGCACTTATATTTATAGAGTTTGCAGCATCACCTGCAAAACCTTCTTTAAATGTGTTTTTTAAACCATTACCAATTCCAAAAAGTAACGTGAATAATAAAATAGCAAAAGCAACTGTAAAACCAGATAAAACTGAACGTAGTTTGTTCTTACTTATACTTTGAAATATTTCTCTCCAACGGTCTATATCAAACATAATTATACAGCTTTTGCTTTTCCGATAGCAGTAATCTCATCACTCATAATTAAACCATCTTTTAAACGTACAACTCTTTTTGTTTGTTCAGCTACTTCTTCTTCATGAGTAATTACAAAAACTGTCATTCCTTCATCATTTATATCTTTAAGAAGCCCCATAACAGAATCTGTTGTAGCAGAATCTAATGCCCCAGTTGGCTCATCTGCAAGCACTACTTTAGGTTTAGTAGCCAAAGCTCTTGCAATGGCAACACGCTGTTTTTGACCTCCAGAAAGCTCATTTGGTAAATGATTAGCCCATGGTTTTAAACCTACTTTATCTAAATATTCTAATGCTATTTTTAAACGCTCTTTTCTTGCAATACCTTTATAAGAAAGTGGTAATGCTACATTTTCTAAGGCTGTTTTGTATGATATTAAATTAAATGATTGAAAAACAAACCCAAGAAACTTATTTCTTAAAATTGCCGCTTTCTTTTCATTTAAGTTTTCAATTAACTCTCCATTTAAATAATAATCTCCCTCATCATGTGAGTCTAAAAGCCCAACTATATTTAAGAGTGTAGATTTACCAGAACCTGAAGACCCCATAATTGAAACAAATTCTCCTTCTTTTATATGTAAATCAATACCTTTTAAAACGTGAAGTGAATCTTTACCTATTGGATAAGATTTGTGTAGTTTTTCTATTCGAATCATTGGTTAGTTAATTTTATACAATAGTACTATTTGTTATAAATTACGCTTATTAATTTTTTGTTAAAAGCTGTTATTTTTACTAGTACTTACCATAAGACGCTAAGAATAATTTTTTGTTACAAAATATCTTATATTTTTGTAATAATTATTTAACTTACTGATAATGATGAATATTCCAAAAGGAAAAAAATTAATTTTATTTGACGGTGTTTGCAACTTGTGTAATAATGCAGTGTTAAAAACTATTAAATTAGATAAACATAACAAATTTGTTTTTGCATCATTACAATCTAATTTTGGACAAGAAACTATCAACCATTTAAAGATTGATGTAACTAAAATTGATTCTATTATTTTGGTGGAAGAAAATTATTTATACTCCATTAAATCTTCAGCTGCTTTAAAAATAGCTGCTAATTTTGGTGGTTTATGGAAAATGACACAACTATTTTGGGTATTTCCTTCAGTAATTAGAAACTTTGTTTATGATTTTATTGCTAAAAACCGATATAATTGGTTTGGTAAAAAAGAAAGCTGTATGATTCCTACTAAAGAGTTAATGTCTAAATTTATTGAATAAACTTATTTTAAAGAATTTAAAATAAAATCTATTGTTTTGTTTTTGTTATTATTTTTTAAATAAGCATCCGTATAATGTTTTATTGGCGTTGCATATTTATTTTCAAGCAAGTAAGTAATATCATCTACAAACTCCAAAGAAACTTTACCTGTTAAGAGTAATTTTAAGTCTTTACCTTTATTATAATAATCATATACTTTTTTTAAACCTGTTAAGTATAAATAATCTTTAGTAAAACCACCTCCACGATGTGCTCTTGTGGTTATGTAAAAAGCTTGTTCTTTTTCTAAATCGTAAGTATTATGGAGTAATCTAAATGTTTTAGAAAAAGTATACCCTTTTGCTAAACTATCTACAGCTAAAACTCTATAAGCCAATTCTTTTAACCTTCTAATAGTTAAATTTCCAGACATATACTCACTAAAAACAGCTAAACCTTCTTGTGTTTCTACGTTACTTGGAAATCCATGAGAGAATATTTTTAAAGGATGTAATAAACCATTCATTGTAGTAACCATATGTACACCAATTTCATGATTGGTTAAAATACCCATTTCATTTTCTGAAAACGTATGGTTTTCATTTAAAACCAATGTTTGAATATTATTTAAGACCATAGCAATTGCTCCCATGGTTTTAGAGTATTTTATATCGAATGTAAAATTGTATTGCTTGGCGTAGTTTCTAAATAACTCTTCGGCTTCTTTTGGAGAGTATTTTGGTTGAAAAATTTCAGACTCTTCACCTTCAGCATTAAAATGAAGAATAAATTTTGCGTTTTCTACATCTTGTTCTGTTGGAGTTCCGAAGGAATGTAAACTATTATAGTAGAACTTTTTTCCTTCTCCTACAGTTTCTATACATTGTATTAAACCTGAATAAAAATAAATAATTTCTTCATACAGGTTTCGTAACCTTTCTTCTTCTATTTCTTCTAGAGGCTGCGTAAAAAACTCTCTATGTAATTTAAATTTATCAAAATCTCTTTTAGGATATACAAAACTAGGGTCCGTAAAGTAGTTAGAATCAAAAAATAGCTGCTTTTGTTCTTCTATATTAGTAGGATTTACGTAGCTTAAAAGTTCGATTTTTTTAACCAAACTATCTACATAATTATCTATTTTAAAAAGTGATGCTGTTTTTAAAGAAGTGTCATTCATCATAAATCAAGTGCAAAATTACGGTACAAAGTTACGCTTTATGCTTTTTATAAAAGTTTTCTGCGTGTTTTTTTAATTCAATTCTTAAATATTTTTCAACTGCTTGCACCACTTCTGGAAACATAGTTTGTGTTAACTCATCACAATATACTTTTGCTATCTCTGTTGCCAGAACTAAAGTATTGTTGAAATTTTGAGTAATAAACTTTAAAAAATATCCATTTCCTTGAAAAGTATCGTTAATTTTTGAAGTTGATTTTATTCCGTTTGGTAATTGCATTTTTTCTAAAACTCTTCGCCAAGATTCTGCTTCTTCTCCAAAACGATTATTATCGATATTTGATGTTCCTAAATTCCATATTGGTACTTCTCTATCCCAACGTTTCCAATTATAACTGTGCATATCATACACAACACAAACTCCAAACTTTTCTTCTAATTTCGTAATTAAAGCGTGTACAACTTTATAAAAATTTGCATGTTTTGCTAAACTTTTATCTTTTTGACTTTTAGGTAACTCATTGCGCCATAATTGTTTTCCCCAAGCATCTGTATAAATTGCCGTTTCTGGCGCGCGATTTAAATCGTATTCGAATCGAGAATCTAAACCTGCTATAATTATTGGATGCATTTTAACCATTTCTTTGGTTTCCGGGTCCTCTTCAAACCAACGTTCATAGGCTGTGTGTATACAATTATCCCACAATTCTTTTCTAAATTGATTTCCATCGTGAACAGCTCCACAAACATACGGAACATATTCTTCAATCTTTATTGTAAATGAATAATCTGAGGAAACAGCTTCAAAAAATTCTTCATTTTCAATTTTATGAATAATTTTTTCAACAGATAATCTTTCCATTACTTTAATATTTTCTTTAAAAACATAAATGCATTCTTCTCTAAAATATCTACAGAACCATCAGCAAAACAAACCTCTTTTATTTCTTTAATTAATTGTGTTTTACCTTCTTCTGAATATTTATTATCTAATAAATATTGTTTTATTTTTTCCATACTTTGATAATCGTTATCATGTACAATTTCTGTATGAATTGCATTGAACGATTTTTCATCTACTTTAGATAAAATATACTTGCTTTCTTCTTCAGTTTCGATGTAATTACTTTGTGCAACATACAATAAAACATATGCTGTAAATTCTTCTTTTGTCCAATTTAGTGTCATAATTTATTATTTTATAATTGGTAATTCCGTTCTACTGCCCCATTCTGTCCAAGAACCATCATAAACCGCGTAGTTTTTGATGGTTGCAATTTCTGCTCCTAAAGCTAAAATACAAGCTGTAATTCCGCTTCCACACGAAAAAATTAAGGAATTGTTCTTTGGATTTATTTCTTCGAAAACTTTTTTTAATTCTTCTGTTGATTTTAACCTTCCGTTAGAAAGCATTTCTCCATAAGGCAAACTTACCGAATTAGGCATATGACCTCCACGAATTTCTTTTCTTGGCTCAGGTTCAGTTCCATAAAACCTTCCTTTAGAACGCGCATCAGCAATTAAAATAGTATTGTTTTTGGTTGCTGATAAAACTTGTTCTGTAAATTTTATTTTTTCTGGTTGATAATCTGCTATAAAATTTCCTCTAGTAAATGAGTGTTCTTTTGGTTTTTCTATGTTGAAATTAGCTTTTTCCCAAGCAGGAAAACCTCCATTTAAAACCGCAATATTATTAAAACCCATTAATTTAAACATCCACCAAACTCTTGGCGCAGCGTAAACTCCTAAATCATCATAAACAACTATACAGCTGTCTTTGTTAATTCCCAATTTTTGGGCTTCTTCCTGAAACTTTTCAGCAGATAAAATAGTATTTGGATACTGCGATTCTTTATCAGAAAATGTGTTCTTTATATCAAAAAAACGAGTGTTAGAAATTACCTCTTTATTGATATTCGTTTCATTTTTAGTACCTACTTTAGGAATTGTAGCATCTAGAATAACAAGGTTTTCTGCATCAATATTTTGATGCAACCAATCTACTGAAACTATGGGTTTATCCACTTTTATCAACTTCTATTTTTTACAAATGTTGTTTTTTTTCTGTTAACTAAAAAACTGCTAACTGATTTATGCTTCGTCTACTTGTCTTTTTAAATCCGATTTTCTAATAAAAGCAGCATTTCTTTCCAAATATTTACTTTCCATAAAATCCACAACTTTTTCTTGTACTTTGGTTTTATAAACTTTATTCATGTACGTAATTCCTCCTGGACTCATAACATTAACCTCCACAAGTTTACCTCCAATTACATCTATGCCAACAAAATACAATCCGTCTTTAACTAATTTTGGTCCAATTTTTTTACACAATAATTTTTCTTGTGCAGTAAGTTTATGTTTTTCAATTGTACCTCCTGCAGACACATTAGATCGATGATCTTTATCTCCAGGAACACGTTTCATGGCTCCAATTGGCAATCCATTTAATAGTAAAATTCTTACATCTCCTTTATCTGCTCCTTCAATATATTCTTGTAAAATTACATAATCTGAATTTCCATCTCCTTTATTTATATAAAAATCTAAAAGCGAATTAATGTTTCCCATTGCAGATTTTTCAATTAAAATAACTCCAGAACCACCAAAACCATTTAGCGGTTTTAGTATCATTTTATCTGAATTAGATTCTTCAATCATTTTAACCAAATAATCTTTGTTTTTAGAGACATGTGTAACCGGAATTATCTCGTTATTAGGATCTTCAAATACAGCGGTGTATAATTTATTATTTGCAACACGCATACCTTGTACTGAGTTAATAATAAAAACATCGTCTTTAACTGAATCTAAAAAGTTTAACATTATAGGGTCTAAAGGTGGTTCTGCCCTCATAAAAATAATATCGAACCCTGCTAGTGGTAGCATTTCTTCTCTGGTTTCAGTTTTTTTATGAAACGATTTTAGACTTGCAGGAACTTTGTCTGCACGTTTTAAAATTGTACAAAAAGCATTTGTTACACTATTTCTAATAGTTAAATTAGAAGGCGAACAAATTGCAACTCCATGACCTCTTTTTACACATTCATGAATAAGTGTCATAGAAGTATCATTTTCTGGGGCTTTTATACTTTCCCAAGGATACATTAAAAAACAAACGTTCATATTGTTAGTTGTTAGTTGTTAGTTGTTAGTTGTTAGTTGTTAGTTGTTAGTTGAAATTTCTAAAATTATTATTAAAATCTATCAATTACTGAAAACTGTGATTGCGACTGAAAACTATTTCACTGCATCGTAATTATCGTCCCAGTTTTTTGGTTTTGGATCGTGTAATTTTCCTACAGATTTTGCAACAATCATAGATACAGTTGCATCTCCGGTAACATTTATTGTAGTTCTTAACATATCTAAAGGTCTATCTACTGCAAAAATTAATGCCAATGCAACAGGATATAAATCTTTTGGGAAACCAATAGATTCTAAAACAATTACCAGCATTACCATTCCTGCTCCAGGAACTGCTGCACTACCAATTGAAGCTAAAAGTGCTGTTAATACAATAGACATTTGGTTTGCAAACCCTAAACCTTCTGGCCATAAAACTTGCATTACAAAAACTGCTGCTACTGCTTGGTATAAACTTGTTCCGTCCATATTAATTGTTGCACCTACAGGTAAAACAAAACTAGATACTTCTTTATCTACACCAATATGCTCTTCTACACGTTCCATTGTAACAGGTAAAGTTGCCGCACTTGAACTTGTAGAAAATGCTAATAGCTGTGCAGGACTTAGTTGTTTTAAAAACCATAACGGATTTTTCTTTGTTATAAGACTAACTAATAAACAGTAAAAAGCTACCATTATTAACAATCCTAACACAACAACTCCTGCATATTTTAACAACGCTAACAATATATCTGGATCTCCAGAAGTAACCACTACATTAGCTAATAGTGCAAATACTGCATAAGGAGACACCAACATAATAAGATCTACCATTTTTAAAATGGCATCATTTAAACCATCAAAGAAATCTTTTAGTGGTTTTGCTTTTTTCTCTCCTATTAATAACATAGATATTCCTAAGAAAATAGTAAAGAATATTACTTGTAACATTGCCTTATTATTACTCATAGCACTTACAGCATTGTCTGGTACCATATCTACAACAAATTGTAAAGGACCACTACTTTGTTGCTTTGATGCTTCGGTAATTTTTGAAGTTATACTCGAACTTTTTGCATAGGTATTTGTTAATTTGTCAATTGTTTCTTGAGAAATACCATCTCCTGGTTGCATTATATTAACCAACACTAAACCTATAGTAATTGCAACTACTGTTGTACCTATATAAATAAGGATAGTTCTAACACCTATATTTTTAAATTTAGAAATGTCTTTTAAATCTGAAATTCCTTTTATTAGTGAAGCTACAATAAGCGGAACTGCAATTAATTTTAATAATTTTACAAAAATTGTTCCTAGAGGTTTTATCCAATCCGCAATAAAATTTTGCCAACCTAATTGTAATGCTAAGAATCCAAAAAGAATTCCTAAAACCATTCCAATCATTATTTTCCAGTGTAGTGCTAGTTTTTTCATTAAATATATATGTTATTTTTCAAGATTGAAAGGTAGAAAAAAAAAAGAT of the Tenacibaculum todarodis genome contains:
- a CDS encoding efflux RND transporter periplasmic adaptor subunit, with the protein product MKKIIIFGGIALALIAVLIWFGKKNSASPVKYETEKAFKATIVKKTVATGKVIPLEEVEIKPQIAGIIDKIVVEEGALVKVGDLLATVRVVPNEQSLTSAKGRINSIQIQLSNAKTQYNRNKNLFDKGVISRTAFEASELTYNQFKNDLRNAQNDYQIIKKGSAGSSGANTNIRATASGMVVEIPVKKGYQVVETNGFNAGTTIATIADMTKMIFEGKVDESEVGKLIKDSDLEVSLGAIENKKFPAKLTFIAPKGTEEAGAVQFKIKADVSLDDDYFIRAGYSANAEIILEKKDSVLSIKEALLRFDKKSEEPYVEVKTGEDKFEKKIVKLGTSDGVNVEVLEGVTKDDDIKIWNKASKDKEDTNNN
- a CDS encoding ABC transporter permease, with product MKFLFDSDTWQEIYGSIRKNKTRTVITIFGAFWGILLLVCLLGAARGIENSFNSLFGDFATNSLFIGGGRTSMPFKGFQEGKQISLNINDVEAIKREVKGIEFVVPRNATGGQVTHGFKTASFTVFGDYPKLDKVQKKNMVYGRFINQNDINENKKVCVITEEVYKQLYDKEEEAVGSYLKVNSISFLVVGVYKAGQFEGNTSVHIPFSTFQLIYNKVDEFAWMMVTGKSGFDIEQVEFDVKLLLKNLHKVHPEDNRAFGGFNLGKEIGKLTGFLTGMQFLTWFVGIATLIAGVFAIGNILLITVKERTKEIGIRRALGATPANIKQQIVLESVFLTLLAGSFGIIAGGVILMLIDAADTFLVNPTVNIPVILVAFLLLVTLGTLIGFIPAYIATVMKPIDALRDE
- a CDS encoding ABC transporter permease; this encodes MFDIDRWREIFQSISKNKLRSVLSGFTVAFAILLFTLLFGIGNGLKNTFKEGFAGDAANSINISAGRTTKPYKGLQSGRQIQFKNDDFKFLQEEFEKEIQFISPTLQRSANVVYKTKKDNYTIKGVNIGYDVLESASVIEGRFLNVLDIRNRLKVVVIGKMVEKDLFNGLSAYGKELNIGGIVYKVIGVFTDSGGDNEERVIYTPYTTMQRIYGGNDEIGNFGMTYNPKLSVDAAIAFGHKMKRALQKRHDVSPNDQRAIRVSNRAEDNSQVETMMLGLNILILVIGFGTLIAGIVGISNIMVYVVKERTKELGIRKALGASPSSIITMIMLESVLITALAGYLGLVIGVGILEFIGPSLEKYFILNPGVSTSTVIAATVTLITAGIIAGYLPAKRAAQIKPIVALRAD
- a CDS encoding ABC transporter ATP-binding protein, yielding MIRIEKLHKSYPIGKDSLHVLKGIDLHIKEGEFVSIMGSSGSGKSTLLNIVGLLDSHDEGDYYLNGELIENLNEKKAAILRNKFLGFVFQSFNLISYKTALENVALPLSYKGIARKERLKIALEYLDKVGLKPWANHLPNELSGGQKQRVAIARALATKPKVVLADEPTGALDSATTDSVMGLLKDINDEGMTVFVITHEEEVAEQTKRVVRLKDGLIMSDEITAIGKAKAV
- a CDS encoding thiol-disulfide oxidoreductase DCC family protein, with product MMNIPKGKKLILFDGVCNLCNNAVLKTIKLDKHNKFVFASLQSNFGQETINHLKIDVTKIDSIILVEENYLYSIKSSAALKIAANFGGLWKMTQLFWVFPSVIRNFVYDFIAKNRYNWFGKKESCMIPTKELMSKFIE
- a CDS encoding flavohemoglobin expression-modulating QEGLA motif protein, whose protein sequence is MMNDTSLKTASLFKIDNYVDSLVKKIELLSYVNPTNIEEQKQLFFDSNYFTDPSFVYPKRDFDKFKLHREFFTQPLEEIEEERLRNLYEEIIYFYSGLIQCIETVGEGKKFYYNSLHSFGTPTEQDVENAKFILHFNAEGEESEIFQPKYSPKEAEELFRNYAKQYNFTFDIKYSKTMGAIAMVLNNIQTLVLNENHTFSENEMGILTNHEIGVHMVTTMNGLLHPLKIFSHGFPSNVETQEGLAVFSEYMSGNLTIRRLKELAYRVLAVDSLAKGYTFSKTFRLLHNTYDLEKEQAFYITTRAHRGGGFTKDYLYLTGLKKVYDYYNKGKDLKLLLTGKVSLEFVDDITYLLENKYATPIKHYTDAYLKNNNKNKTIDFILNSLK
- a CDS encoding N-formylglutamate amidohydrolase, with product MERLSVEKIIHKIENEEFFEAVSSDYSFTIKIEEYVPYVCGAVHDGNQFRKELWDNCIHTAYERWFEEDPETKEMVKMHPIIIAGLDSRFEYDLNRAPETAIYTDAWGKQLWRNELPKSQKDKSLAKHANFYKVVHALITKLEEKFGVCVVYDMHSYNWKRWDREVPIWNLGTSNIDNNRFGEEAESWRRVLEKMQLPNGIKSTSKINDTFQGNGYFLKFITQNFNNTLVLATEIAKVYCDELTQTMFPEVVQAVEKYLRIELKKHAENFYKKHKA
- a CDS encoding sulfurtransferase; protein product: MDKPIVSVDWLHQNIDAENLVILDATIPKVGTKNETNINKEVISNTRFFDIKNTFSDKESQYPNTILSAEKFQEEAQKLGINKDSCIVVYDDLGVYAAPRVWWMFKLMGFNNIAVLNGGFPAWEKANFNIEKPKEHSFTRGNFIADYQPEKIKFTEQVLSATKNNTILIADARSKGRFYGTEPEPRKEIRGGHMPNSVSLPYGEMLSNGRLKSTEELKKVFEEINPKNNSLIFSCGSGITACILALGAEIATIKNYAVYDGSWTEWGSRTELPIIK
- the gshB gene encoding glutathione synthase, with protein sequence MNVCFLMYPWESIKAPENDTSMTLIHECVKRGHGVAICSPSNLTIRNSVTNAFCTILKRADKVPASLKSFHKKTETREEMLPLAGFDIIFMRAEPPLDPIMLNFLDSVKDDVFIINSVQGMRVANNKLYTAVFEDPNNEIIPVTHVSKNKDYLVKMIEESNSDKMILKPLNGFGGSGVILIEKSAMGNINSLLDFYINKGDGNSDYVILQEYIEGADKGDVRILLLNGLPIGAMKRVPGDKDHRSNVSAGGTIEKHKLTAQEKLLCKKIGPKLVKDGLYFVGIDVIGGKLVEVNVMSPGGITYMNKVYKTKVQEKVVDFMESKYLERNAAFIRKSDLKRQVDEA
- a CDS encoding dicarboxylate/amino acid:cation symporter, with product MKKLALHWKIMIGMVLGILFGFLALQLGWQNFIADWIKPLGTIFVKLLKLIAVPLIVASLIKGISDLKDISKFKNIGVRTILIYIGTTVVAITIGLVLVNIMQPGDGISQETIDKLTNTYAKSSSITSKITEASKQQSSGPLQFVVDMVPDNAVSAMSNNKAMLQVIFFTIFLGISMLLIGEKKAKPLKDFFDGLNDAILKMVDLIMLVSPYAVFALLANVVVTSGDPDILLALLKYAGVVVLGLLIMVAFYCLLVSLITKKNPLWFLKQLSPAQLLAFSTSSSAATLPVTMERVEEHIGVDKEVSSFVLPVGATINMDGTSLYQAVAAVFVMQVLWPEGLGFANQMSIVLTALLASIGSAAVPGAGMVMLVIVLESIGFPKDLYPVALALIFAVDRPLDMLRTTINVTGDATVSMIVAKSVGKLHDPKPKNWDDNYDAVK